The following are encoded together in the Humulus lupulus chromosome 5, drHumLupu1.1, whole genome shotgun sequence genome:
- the LOC133779981 gene encoding 14 kDa proline-rich protein DC2.15-like, with protein sequence MASKAQVSIALILSLNLVFLTMVSSTCHNGICPPPPSNTNMGHHGHHYPSPDYSRATCSLNPLKFGTCSNIIANNLGNIIFGSPLNSPCCALILGLVDLDAAACLCAALKGNVLGIVNLDVSAALNVILSTCGKSVPSAFQCS encoded by the coding sequence atggCTTCTAAGGCTCAAGTATCCATTGCTCTCATTCTCTCCCTCAACTTGGTGTTCTTGACCATGGTTAGCTCCACTTGCCACAATGGCATTTGCCCACCACCACCATCAAATACAAATATGGGTCATCATGGCCACCATTACCCATCTCCTGATTACTCTAGGGCAACGTGTTCTCTGAATCCCCTAAAGTTTGGAACTTGTTCAAACATTATTGCTAATAACTTGGGTAACATTATTTTTGGGAGCCCACTCAATTCCCCTTGCTGCGCACTCATTTTGGGTCTAGTTGATCTTGATGCTGCCGCATGCCTTTGTGCTGCCCTTAAAGGTAATGTGCTGGGCATTGTTAACCTTGATGTTTCAGCTGCATTGAACGTGATTCTCAGCACTTGCGGCAAGAGCGTCCCCTCTGCTTTCCAATGTTCTTaa
- the LOC133778225 gene encoding auxin-responsive protein SAUR36-like, with the protein MRKAKGFKLKGKPIVKIYKWVISRRKIRTRGRTSTSTSSSSSSNPMAKVLTLARSFRRGAKQLCSPKSGYVPLSHDPVESPKQQQVQGIPKGHLAVYVGESQDETQRYLVPVIYFNHPLFGDLLKEAEKVHGFNHPGRITIPCGASEFEKVQMRIIASGGGGEHCRRRRFRRSISRWLSK; encoded by the coding sequence ATGAGAAAAGCTAAAGGTTTTAAGCTTAAAGGGAAGCCTATTGTGAAGATCTACAAATGGGTCATTagcagaagaaaaataagaacaagaggAAGAACAAGtactagtactagtagtagtagtagtagcaacccCATGGCCAAAGTTCTCACCTTAGCTCGCTCTTTTCGAAGAGGAGCTAAGCAGCTCTGTTCTCCCAAGTCGGGTTATGTCCCGTTGAGCCATGACCCGGTTGAGAGTCCGAAACAACAGCAAGTGCAAGGGATACCTAAAGGTCACCTGGCTGTGTACGTGGGAGAGTCACAGGACGAGACTCAGAGGTACTTGGTGCCTGTGATATACTTCAATCACCCCTTGTTTGGGGATCTGTTGAAGGAGGCTGAGAAGGTCCATGGCTTCAACCATCCGGGTCGGATCACCATACCCTGTGGAGCATCCGAGTTTGAGAAGGTTCAGATGAGGATTATTGCCTCTGGTGGTGGTGGGGAGCACTGCCGGCGGCGTCGTTTTAGGCGGAGCATCTCTAGGTGGCTCTCCAAATAA
- the LOC133778226 gene encoding vacuolar-processing enzyme produces MAKGLSVMWVLLGLLILVANGGAARWESTIRMPTEKVDEAEEDSEGETGTRWAILVAGSSGYGNYRHQADVCHAYQLLRKGGLKEENIVVFMYDDIAKSKLNPRPGVIINHPQGEDVYAGVPKDYTGHYVTTENLYAVLLGDKKAVKGGSGKVIDSKPNDRIFIYYSDHGGPGVLGMPNMPFLYAMDFIEVLKKKHAAGTYREMVIYVEACESGSIFEGIMPKDMNIYVTTASNAQENSWGTYCPGMEPSPPPEYITCLGDLYSVAWMEDSEGHNLKRETIKQQYDTVKTRTANANDFINGGSHVMEYGNRSIRAEKLYLYQGFDPATVNFPPNNNKLHMPMEVVNQRDAELYFMWQLYKRSESEKKTEILKQIKDTTRHRTHLDESMKLIGSLLYGPRNSDAVLNSVRSPGLPLVDDWSCLKSMVQVFERHCGSLTQYGMKHMRAFANICNNGVSQSSMEEACLAACANHDAGQWHPSNQGFSA; encoded by the exons ATGGCTAAGGGTCTCTCTGTTATGTGGGTTTTGCTTGGACTGTTGATCTTGGTTGCAAATGGTGGAGCTGCTCGTTGGGAGTCCACGATTCGTATGCCTACTGAGAAGGTTGATGAGGCTGAGGAGGATTCAGAGGGTGAAACTGGGACCAGATGGGCTATTCTTGTGGCTGGTTCATCTGGTTATGGAAATTATAGGCATCAG GCTGATGTGTGCCACGCGTATCAGCTGCTGAGAAAAGGTGGGTTGAAAGAGGAGAACATAGTGGTGTTCATGTATGATGATATTGCCAAGAGTAAACTCAACCCAAGGCCTGGGGTCATCATCAACCATCCACAGGGTGAAGATGTCTATGCTGGAGTACCAAAG GATTATACTGGTCACTATGTAACCACAGAGAATCTATATGCAGTACTTCTTGGGGATAAGAAAGCAGTGAAAGGTGGAAGTGGCAAGGTTATAGACAGCAAACCCAATGACAGGATCTTCATATACTACTCAGATCATGGAGGCCCTGGAGTTCTTG GAATGCCCAACATGCCTTTCCTTTATGCCATGGATTTCATTGAAGTTTTGAAGAAGAAACATGCTGCAGGGACTTATAGAGAGATG GTGATATATGTAGAAGCATGTGAGAGTGGGAGCATTTTTGAAGGTATAATGCCTAAAGATATGAACATTTATGTAACTACAGCTTCAAATGCACAAGAAAACAGTTGGGGAACCTATTGTCCTGGGATGGAGCCTTCTCCACCCCCAGAGTACATCACTTGCTTGGGTGATTTGTACAGTGTTGCCTGGATGGAGGATAG TGAGGGCCACAATTTGAAGAGAGAAACTATTAAACAACAATATGACACG GTGAAGACAAGGACTGCGAACGCCAACGATTTCATCAATGGCGGATCTCATGTGATGGAGTATGGTAATAGAAGTATAAGAGCTGAGAAGCTCTATCTCTACCAAGGCTTTGATCCTGCCACTGTTAACTTCCCTCCCAACAATAACAAACTACACATGCCTATGGAAGTAGTTAACCAAAGAGATGCAGAACTCTACTTCATGTGGCAATTG TACAAAAGATCAGAATCAGAAAAGAAGACAGAGATATTGAAACAGATAAAGGACACAACAAGGCACAGAACTCACTTAGATGAGAGCATGAAACTgataggctcactcctttacggTCCACGAAATAGTGATGCTGTACTAAACTCTGTTAGATCACCTGGTCTTCCGCTAGTCGATGACTGGAGCTGTTTGAAGTCGATGGTTCAGGTGTTCGAAAGGCACTGCGGCTCGCTGACGCAGTATGGCATGAAACACATGCGCGCATTTGCCAACATATGCAACAATGGTGTCTCCCAATCTTCAATGGAGGAAGCTTGTTTGGCTGCCTGTGCCAACCATGATGCTGGCCAATGGCATCCTTCGAACCAAGGTTTTAGCGCATGA